A single region of the Paramicrobacterium fandaimingii genome encodes:
- a CDS encoding nucleobase:cation symporter-2 family protein — protein MSKAAQKRQRQSAQARPEDERMPVGTAFAYGLQHVLTMYGGIIAVPIIIGGAAGMTGGEIAVLLASCLFIGGLATVLQTVGIPFFGSKLPLVQGVSFAAVATMLSILNQGSGIQAVFGAVLVASIIGLVIAPFFAQIVRFFPPLVTGIIITTIGLTLVPVAAGWIVGNNPDAPDFADPSNVALAGITLAIIMLLSKVGNATISRLSILIALVLGTGVGALMGKVSFDGVFEGAMIAFPNPFHFGLPVFEPAAIFSMFIVILVIMTETTADLIAVAEITGSKVDSKRIAAGLRADMLSSAVSPVFNSFTQSAFAQNVGLVAVTKIKSRWAVAAGGVIMVLLGLLPVLGRLVAAIPMPVLGGAGIVLFGTVTASGIRTLSKVSYKDNMNLIIVATAITFGVLPVVNHDIYSNFPAWFQVIFDSGISSAAVMALLLNLLFNVITVGNSTNPSVFGAAPTRQIPIQVIECLQEGDRCIDGKIVDADDNPVVLVDPDGGEIELPGTDAADPPGPQPKPSS, from the coding sequence ATGTCGAAGGCTGCCCAAAAACGTCAGCGCCAGAGCGCGCAGGCTCGCCCCGAAGACGAGCGGATGCCGGTTGGAACGGCGTTCGCCTACGGCCTGCAGCACGTTCTCACCATGTACGGCGGAATCATCGCCGTTCCCATCATCATTGGAGGCGCCGCCGGAATGACCGGCGGCGAGATCGCCGTGCTGCTGGCATCCTGCCTCTTCATCGGCGGACTCGCCACGGTGCTTCAGACCGTGGGCATTCCGTTCTTCGGATCGAAGCTTCCACTGGTGCAGGGCGTCTCGTTCGCCGCCGTCGCCACAATGCTGTCGATCCTCAACCAGGGCAGCGGAATTCAAGCGGTTTTCGGCGCCGTGCTCGTGGCGTCGATCATCGGCCTGGTGATCGCGCCGTTCTTCGCGCAGATCGTGCGGTTCTTTCCACCGCTCGTGACCGGAATCATCATCACGACGATCGGGCTCACGCTTGTGCCCGTTGCGGCAGGCTGGATTGTGGGCAATAACCCCGACGCTCCCGATTTTGCCGACCCGAGCAACGTGGCACTCGCGGGCATCACCCTCGCGATCATCATGCTGCTGAGCAAGGTGGGCAACGCCACGATCTCGCGCCTCTCGATTCTGATCGCCCTCGTGCTCGGCACGGGAGTCGGTGCGCTCATGGGCAAGGTCTCGTTTGACGGAGTCTTCGAGGGCGCCATGATCGCCTTCCCCAACCCATTCCACTTCGGTCTTCCGGTGTTCGAGCCGGCAGCGATCTTCTCGATGTTCATCGTGATTCTCGTGATCATGACTGAGACGACGGCCGACCTGATCGCCGTTGCCGAGATCACTGGATCGAAGGTGGACTCCAAACGCATCGCCGCCGGCCTGCGTGCCGACATGCTCTCGAGCGCCGTCTCACCCGTATTCAACTCGTTCACCCAGAGCGCGTTCGCGCAGAACGTCGGTCTGGTCGCCGTCACCAAGATCAAGAGCCGCTGGGCTGTCGCCGCGGGCGGCGTGATCATGGTGCTGCTCGGTCTGCTGCCCGTGCTCGGGCGGCTTGTCGCCGCGATTCCGATGCCGGTGCTCGGTGGTGCGGGAATCGTGCTGTTCGGCACGGTCACCGCCAGCGGCATCCGCACGCTGTCGAAGGTGAGCTACAAGGACAACATGAACCTGATCATCGTTGCGACGGCGATCACGTTCGGTGTGCTTCCCGTTGTGAACCACGACATCTACAGCAACTTCCCCGCGTGGTTCCAGGTGATCTTCGACTCGGGCATCAGCTCGGCCGCCGTCATGGCGCTGCTGCTGAACCTGCTGTTCAACGTGATCACCGTTGGCAACTCCACGAACCCGTCGGTGTTCGGCGCGGCTCCGACACGGCAGATTCCGATTCAGGTGATCGAGTGCCTGCAAGAAGGCGACCGCTGCATCGACGGAAAGATCGTGGATGCCGACGACAACCCGGTCGTGCTCGTCGACCCGGACGGCGGCGAGATCGAGCTGCCCGGCACCGACGCCGCAGACCCGCCGGGGCCTCAGCCGAAGCCGTCGTCGTAG